From Oceanococcus atlanticus, a single genomic window includes:
- a CDS encoding glutaredoxin family protein, whose translation MAQAQLILYSRPACTLCEHLEDQLHEHFAGRFQLDWRDVDRDPEARSLHAQRIPVLTTSAGEEICVGTFDAQSVARALERLEGPVGPV comes from the coding sequence ATGGCGCAAGCACAGCTGATCCTCTACAGCCGGCCGGCTTGCACGCTGTGCGAGCATCTGGAGGATCAACTGCATGAACACTTCGCCGGGCGCTTCCAGCTCGACTGGCGTGATGTCGATCGCGATCCCGAGGCGCGCAGCCTGCACGCACAGCGCATCCCGGTGTTGACCACGTCGGCCGGCGAGGAAATCTGCGTCGGCACTTTCGATGCCCAATCCGTGGCGCGTGCTCTGGAACGGCTCGAAGGCCCCGTCGGGCCTGTATAA